A window from Candidatus Methylomirabilota bacterium encodes these proteins:
- a CDS encoding 5-oxoprolinase subunit PxpA: MATKHIDINCDMGESYGRWTLGADDEIMPHITSANVACGFHGGDPHVMRKTVENAVKHGVAIGSHPGLPDLMGFGRRRMEVTPQELKDYHRYQTGALGAFVRAAGVKLQHVKPHGIQYHMFEENLALARATAEQVLELDPELILMTMAMTKYDAEARKVKGLRVAAEGFADRVYADDAQLVSRKLGKDALVADPAKAAEQAVRMVLEGKVRTISGKVIDVKVETICIHGDSPGAEKIVVAVREGLVKAGCTVKPLREWLPKA, from the coding sequence ATGGCGACCAAGCACATCGACATCAACTGCGACATGGGCGAGAGCTACGGGCGCTGGACGCTTGGCGCCGACGACGAGATCATGCCTCACATCACCTCGGCGAACGTCGCGTGCGGCTTCCACGGCGGCGACCCGCACGTGATGCGGAAGACCGTGGAGAACGCGGTCAAGCACGGCGTGGCGATCGGCTCGCACCCCGGGCTCCCCGATCTCATGGGCTTCGGCCGGCGCCGCATGGAGGTCACGCCGCAGGAGCTGAAGGACTATCACCGGTACCAGACCGGCGCGCTCGGCGCGTTCGTCCGGGCGGCGGGCGTGAAGCTCCAGCACGTGAAGCCCCACGGCATCCAGTACCACATGTTCGAGGAGAACCTGGCTCTCGCGCGCGCCACCGCCGAGCAGGTCCTCGAGCTCGACCCCGAGCTGATCCTGATGACGATGGCGATGACGAAATACGACGCCGAGGCGCGCAAGGTCAAGGGCCTGCGCGTCGCTGCCGAGGGCTTCGCCGACCGCGTCTACGCTGATGACGCCCAGCTCGTCTCGCGCAAGCTCGGCAAGGACGCGCTCGTCGCCGACCCCGCCAAGGCCGCCGAGCAGGCGGTGCGGATGGTGCTGGAGGGGAAGGTGCGCACGATCAGCGGCAAGGTCATCGACGTCAAGGTCGAGACCATCTGCATCCACGGCGACAGCCCGGGCGCGGAGAAGATCGTGGTCGCGGTCCGCGAGGGACTCGTCAAGGCGGGGTGCACGGTGAAGCCGCTTCGGGAGTGGCTGCCCAAGGCCTGA